The following are from one region of the Vitis riparia cultivar Riparia Gloire de Montpellier isolate 1030 chromosome 9, EGFV_Vit.rip_1.0, whole genome shotgun sequence genome:
- the LOC117922756 gene encoding ethylene-responsive transcription factor LEP-like: MDFNTQIANSSSSSKIKRKNQQQQQQQQPGTPAKFLGVRRRPWGRYAAEIRDPSTKERHWLGTFDTAEEAALAYDRAARSMRGVRARTNFVYSDMPPGSSVTTIISPDESQNDISALFIPPQQNNPTNQLVFSQDPVNACQFPSEFSGAGGWVPGSVTGGFQQAVTGVIGGSGVSYQFSGDDTQLPPLPPDISTPSFGSDMGQGVWNEASFLGFSEQTTGLDLVSGGSCFGMMDSGEFVQHNPLFGRITPSAINEFDLGSTSSYFF; encoded by the coding sequence ATGGATTTTAATACCCAAATAGCCAACTCATCATCTTCATCCAAGATTAAAAGGAAGAatcagcagcagcagcagcaacaacaacCAGGAACACCGGCAAAGTTTCTGGGTGTCCGAAGAAGGCCATGGGGCAGATATGCTGCAGAGATAAGGGACCCTTCAACCAAAGAGCGGCATTGGCTTGGGACTTTCGACACAGCAGAGGAGGCAGCCTTAGCCTATGACCGAGCTGCCCGTTCCATGCGTGGTGTACGTGCTCGCACCAACTTTGTTTACTCTGACATGCCACCTGGCTCTTCTGTCACCACTATCATCTCACCTGATGAATCACAGAATGATATCTCAGCCCTCTTCATTCCTCCACAACAAAACAACCCCACCAACCAACTCGTCTTTAGTCAGGACCCAGTTAATGCATGCCAGTTTCCAAGTGAATTTTCAGGTGCAGGTGGATGGGTTCCTGGAAGTGTCACTGGTGGGTTCCAACAGGCTGTCACAGGTGTTATTGGTGGTAGTGGTGTGTCTTACCAGTTCAGTGGTGACGACACGCAGCTCCCTCCTCTGCCTCCTGACATTTCAACACCTTCTTTTGGTTCAGATATGGGTCAGGGGGTCTGGAATGAAGCTAGTTTCCTCGGATTCTCGGAGCAGACAACTGGGTTAGATTTGGTGAGTGGTGGATCATGTTTTGGAATGATGGACTCAGGAGAGTTCGTGCAACACAATCCACTATTTGGGAGGATCACTCCTTCAGCCATTAACGAGTTTGATTTGGGTTCAACATcctcttatttcttttaa